In the genome of Vespa crabro chromosome 1, iyVesCrab1.2, whole genome shotgun sequence, the window ATGtgcttttgtaataattatctactattattgttgttattattattattattattattattattattattattattatcactattattattattatcattactattactattcttaatgttattgtataaattgttatctctattatcattgcaaattattaataatattgccattaaattattattaatgttggtaCGGGTAGTATTGCGATTATTTCGTATGAGATAAATGGCGTTAGTCAAGGTTGCGTCTAAccacatttctcttttttcactttcttattaaaaatttatccgGAATCGTAGGAAAGCCAAGTTGAGAATCGCTACATTATAAAGCTACGATATGCGATGAAgcgtatacgtatgtaagttACTAACGTTGGCAGGCACAGTAATCTTTTTATAAGCCTCTAACATCTTATCTTTTCCGTAACGAATAAAACACATACTCGTGTTTTATTCCTACTGACTGAAGCTCGTTGAACGACACAAGAGAAGgtcttttgaatttattttcatattctcTAATCTTGCCAAATAACTGGCACGATATACAGATtagataaataagtatataagatttttaagtAATACGAAGTACATAGAAATTCACAAAGATATAGCCTTTAGtatcaaaaacaataaaattatatatgatcGTGTACAAAATTAAGAATCAAACGaacgtatttacgtatttcATTCGACAAGACGATCACGTGgacgttgtttttttttcttctctcatcgATCATCCTCAATTAtttctcaattatttttaataatcgcgataaaaatgatcgaataTGAAACGATTgtctgaaaagaaaaaaataaataaagaaataatcttcGGTATATGTCTAAATATATGTTTCTCGGTATTTCTTTAGAAATTTACggtgtatatacacacgttcTATTTGATCTTCAAAAATTGCCAATATTCAATTGGACAGATAATTGTCGCGTATCGTGATAACCgtcaatttatttctttaccttaaaacaaattaatcgATAGAACGATCCGAATCACGATAATTATGTCTCAGTCCAAGGTTTTCTTcctcattttgaaaatatttatcaatgtgTCAACAGACAAGAGAGTTactaaggaagaagaaatacgGATAAAGAGAGTACGTCGGTGCTCGTTAgcgaggggaaaaaaaaaaaaagaaaaaaaaaagaaagaaaaaaagaaagaaagaaagaaagaaataatacgatCTGACAGAAGGAAGGAGACGGCGTTTACTTACAGCTTTGACGAATAATATTTGATGATAAGTGTTTCGAAGACATGAATGATACCTACTTACAAAATGATATGCAAGCGATTCGTATTTCTGCTCTGGCCAGATAAACACTGTTCCACCACAAACGTTCCTCCTTGAACAGAAATCATACGCAGAATCGAAAGAATCGAATTGTGTCAATTTTGAAATGAGTTAACCATTGTCGCGATATCTCTTTCAGTTTATATATCTACGATAGCGGCAATGTCAGTGCCCAGGAAGGATTCCATTTCAACGGTAGATGccagaaggaagagaaaaaagtggaaCATCAGTGCAAACccgagaaaatatttgttggTATTACAATGGCTACCAAAGTACAATCAATTTCAAGCCGTATCCGACGTTATAGCCGGTATTACGATAGGACTCACCATGATACCGCAGAGTATCGCTTACGCTGCACTAGCTGGATTAACTGCTCAGGTATTCCCTGTTTTCTCCCATTggtggaaagaagaaagagaatgtgaACTCAACAATGCTGTTAATTCACAGTACGGGCTTTATTCATCGTTTCTCGGTGGTTTCATATACCTTCTACTTGGGACCACCAAAGAAGTATCAATCGGTCCTACGTCTTTGATGTCTCTCTTAACGATGGAATACACGCATGACATGCCGATAGACTTTGTTATACTCCTTACCTTCTTGGCCGGATGCGTAGAGCTAACGATGGGCTTGTTGAATTTAGGCAGGTATCCAAAGTGTACAAACAACAATTCTCAACGTTTCGAAAGATAAGAATCGTtgtaaaaatcaaaatcaaatacTATCCAActtcttaatttaatttcacataaatataaatatgttcaGGTTTTTTAGTGGACTTCATTTCCATCCCCGTTACGTCGGCATTCACTTCGGCAGcggcaattattataatcgttgccCAGATTCAGGGTCTCTTAGGTCTGAGATACAAATCGTACAACATAGTCGATACCATAAATAAAACCTTTAAAAACATAGATAAGGTACATTTGCCCGACGTAGCGCTCAGTTTTTCCtgcattgtttttcttttactcttcaGGGTAAGTTATATCACGCGGGGAGATTTTTTCTCTAACCGAGCTCGTGGACGTTAACGTTCGCACATTAAATCTTCCACGCATTTTCGTAGAAATTGCAAGATTTTGGAAAGTCCAAGACTGGAAACAACGAGATTACGAGGACGAAAAAGATTTTGTGGTTTCTTTCTATTGGTCGCAATGCTCTTGTCGTCTTAATAACGtctattatatcatttaatttgacATTGCAGGAATCTTCTCCATTTACTCTTTCAGGTTGTCATGCTTTCTCGAAATCTTGTTGGAAAATAAAGTGTTTtgtatcttaattttttttctttctttctttcattattcgttTGACAAATGCGCTCTATAGGAAAAGTTAAACCTGGATTACCCGCTGTGTCTATACCGCCGTTTTCATCGCAAATCGGAAATCGTACATACACATTTTTCGATATGTGCTCCCATTATGGATCTGGCATATTTATGATACCAATTATCGCGGTCTTGACAAATGTGGCGATTGCAAAAGTGTTTGGTAGATATAAAGAactcatttttaatatttgtctttcaaaaaaaaaaaaaaaaaaagataatgaactTAATCGATTCTAGCAAGCGGTGGCTCGTTAAATGCAAAGCAAGAAATGTTAACGCTCGGCATTTGCAATATACTTGGAAGTTTCTTCTCGTCGATGCCAACTTGCGGAGCATTGACAAGAAGCGCAGTAAGTGCTGCGAGCGGTATACAG includes:
- the LOC124429501 gene encoding sodium-independent sulfate anion transporter-like isoform X1 translates to MSVPRKDSISTVDARRKRKKWNISANPRKYLLVLQWLPKYNQFQAVSDVIAGITIGLTMIPQSIAYAALAGLTAQYGLYSSFLGGFIYLLLGTTKEVSIGPTSLMSLLTMEYTHDMPIDFVILLTFLAGCVELTMGLLNLGFLVDFISIPVTSAFTSAAAIIIIVAQIQGLLGLRYKSYNIVDTINKTFKNIDKVHLPDVALSFSCIVFLLLFRKLQDFGKSKTGNNEITRTKKILWFLSIGRNALVVLITSIISFNLTLQESSPFTLSGKVKPGLPAVSIPPFSSQIGNRTYTFFDMCSHYGSGIFMIPIIAVLTNVAIAKVFASGGSLNAKQEMLTLGICNILGSFFSSMPTCGALTRSAVSAASGIQTPMAGLYTGIRPSYCLFDNYFFNFSHDILFDLIILLFLLGILTLLALSFLTPYFYYIPRATLAAVLVSAVFFMVDLRIFKVLWKGSRKDAIAAIVTFIVCILCNIEVGLLLGAALNIIFLLHPSARPNLSTIECKTDLGNEYLMLKPDTGFYYPAVDFLSNKLETIATKYEEKKMPLLVDCERFQGFDYTAIKSMERLSKQLNSKTQRLWLLNVKPEVIETISILADKKYFLFINDHDKIKSFVDEIKKNSDEENLVNEENGLMKNAEKEHLEMEVYEESNGIFKKRNDDIKESDKMSLHRSNA
- the LOC124429501 gene encoding sodium-independent sulfate anion transporter-like isoform X2, whose amino-acid sequence is MSVPRKDSISTVDARRKRKKWNISANPRKYLLVLQWLPKYNQFQAVSDVIAGITIGLTMIPQSIAYAALAGLTAQYGLYSSFLGGFIYLLLGTTKEVSIGPTSLMSLLTMEYTHDMPIDFVILLTFLAGCVELTMGLLNLGFLVDFISIPVTSAFTSAAAIIIIVAQIQGLLGLRYKSYNIVDTINKTFKNIDKVHLPDVALSFSCIVFLLLFRKLQDFGKSKTGNNEITRTKKILWFLSIGRNALVVLITSIISFNLTLQESSPFTLSGKVKPGLPAVSIPPFSSQIGNRTYTFFDMCSHYGSGIFMIPIIAVLTNVAIAKVFASGGSLNAKQEMLTLGICNILGSFFSSMPTCGALTRSAVSAASGIQTPMAGLYTGILTLLALSFLTPYFYYIPRATLAAVLVSAVFFMVDLRIFKVLWKGSRKDAIAAIVTFIVCILCNIEVGLLLGAALNIIFLLHPSARPNLSTIECKTDLGNEYLMLKPDTGFYYPAVDFLSNKLETIATKYEEKKMPLLVDCERFQGFDYTAIKSMERLSKQLNSKTQRLWLLNVKPEVIETISILADKKYFLFINDHDKIKSFVDEIKKNSDEENLVNEENGLMKNAEKEHLEMEVYEESNGIFKKRNDDIKESDKMSLHRSNA